In Acinonyx jubatus isolate Ajub_Pintada_27869175 chromosome A3, VMU_Ajub_asm_v1.0, whole genome shotgun sequence, a genomic segment contains:
- the TTPAL gene encoding alpha-tocopherol transfer protein-like isoform X2, whose translation MSEESDSPRTSPSAASLSENELPPPPPEPPGYVCSLTEELVTKAREELQEKPEWRLRDVQALRDMVRKECPNLSTSLDDAFLLRFLRARKFDYDRALQLLVNYHSCRRSWPEVFNNLKPSAVKDVLASGFLTVLPHTDPRGCHILCIRPDRWIPSNYPITENIRAIYLTLEKLIQSEETQDGFPIRIKAVHVVNEPRIFKGIFAIIKPFLKEKIANRFFLHGSDLNSLHTNLPRSILPKEYGGTAGELDTTAWNAVLLASEEDFVREFCQPVPGCDSILGQALPPEGLSSDAQCDDSLRAVKSQLYSCY comes from the exons ATGTCCGAAGAAAGCGACTCTCCGAGGACCAGCCCCTCCGCAGCCTCACTCTCTGAGAATGAGCTGCCACCGCCACCTCCCGAGCCCCCGGGCTATGTGTGCTCACTGACAGAAGAACTGGTCACCAAAGCCAGAGAAGAGCTGCAGGAGAAGCCAGAATGGAGACTTCGAGACGTGCAGGCCCTCCGTGACATGGTGCGGAAGGAGTGTCCGAACCTGAGCACGTCCCTGGACGACGCCTTCCTGCTGCGCTTCCTCCGAGCCCGCAAGTTTGATTACGACCGGGCCCTGCAGCTCCTGGTCAACTACCACAGCTGCCGGCGAAGCTGGCCCGAAGTCTTCAATAACCTGAAGCCCTCGGCCGTAAAGGATGTCCTCGCTTCCGGCTTCCTCACCGTGCTGCCCCACACCGACCCCCGCGGCTGCCATATCCTCTGCATCCGCCCAG ACAGATGGATACCGAGCAACTATCCAATTACCGAAAACATCCGAGCCATATACTTGACATTAGAAAAACTCATTCAGTCTGAAGAAACCCAG GATGGCTTCCCCATTCGGATAAAAGCAGTCCATGTAGTGAATGAACCTCGAATATTTAAAGGCATTTTTGCCATCATAAAACCATTTCTGAAGGAGAAAATAGCAAACAGA TTTTTCCTCCACGGGTCTGACCTGAACTCTCTCCACACAAACCTTCCAAGAAGCATTCTCCCCAAGGAGTATGGGGGCACAGCTGGAGAGCTGGACACCACCGCCTGGAATGCGGTGCTGCTGGCCTCGGAGGAGGACTTTGTGCGAGAGTTCTGCCAACCTGTTCCCGGCTGTGACAGCATCCTGGGCCAGGCCCTGCCGCCCGAGGGGCTGAGCTCAGACGCGCAGTGTGATGATTCCCTGCGGGCCGTGAAGTCACAGCTATACTCCTGCTATTAG
- the TTPAL gene encoding alpha-tocopherol transfer protein-like isoform X1, protein MSEESDSPRTSPSAASLSENELPPPPPEPPGYVCSLTEELVTKAREELQEKPEWRLRDVQALRDMVRKECPNLSTSLDDAFLLRFLRARKFDYDRALQLLVNYHSCRRSWPEVFNNLKPSAVKDVLASGFLTVLPHTDPRGCHILCIRPDRWIPSNYPITENIRAIYLTLEKLIQSEETQVNGIVILADYKGVSLSKASHFGPFIAKKVIGILQDGFPIRIKAVHVVNEPRIFKGIFAIIKPFLKEKIANRFFLHGSDLNSLHTNLPRSILPKEYGGTAGELDTTAWNAVLLASEEDFVREFCQPVPGCDSILGQALPPEGLSSDAQCDDSLRAVKSQLYSCY, encoded by the exons ATGTCCGAAGAAAGCGACTCTCCGAGGACCAGCCCCTCCGCAGCCTCACTCTCTGAGAATGAGCTGCCACCGCCACCTCCCGAGCCCCCGGGCTATGTGTGCTCACTGACAGAAGAACTGGTCACCAAAGCCAGAGAAGAGCTGCAGGAGAAGCCAGAATGGAGACTTCGAGACGTGCAGGCCCTCCGTGACATGGTGCGGAAGGAGTGTCCGAACCTGAGCACGTCCCTGGACGACGCCTTCCTGCTGCGCTTCCTCCGAGCCCGCAAGTTTGATTACGACCGGGCCCTGCAGCTCCTGGTCAACTACCACAGCTGCCGGCGAAGCTGGCCCGAAGTCTTCAATAACCTGAAGCCCTCGGCCGTAAAGGATGTCCTCGCTTCCGGCTTCCTCACCGTGCTGCCCCACACCGACCCCCGCGGCTGCCATATCCTCTGCATCCGCCCAG ACAGATGGATACCGAGCAACTATCCAATTACCGAAAACATCCGAGCCATATACTTGACATTAGAAAAACTCATTCAGTCTGAAGAAACCCAGGTGAATGGAATTGTAATTCTTGCAGACTACAAAGGAGTGAGCTTATCaaaagcatctcactttggccCTTTTATAGCCAAAAAGGTGATTGGCATCCTTCAG GATGGCTTCCCCATTCGGATAAAAGCAGTCCATGTAGTGAATGAACCTCGAATATTTAAAGGCATTTTTGCCATCATAAAACCATTTCTGAAGGAGAAAATAGCAAACAGA TTTTTCCTCCACGGGTCTGACCTGAACTCTCTCCACACAAACCTTCCAAGAAGCATTCTCCCCAAGGAGTATGGGGGCACAGCTGGAGAGCTGGACACCACCGCCTGGAATGCGGTGCTGCTGGCCTCGGAGGAGGACTTTGTGCGAGAGTTCTGCCAACCTGTTCCCGGCTGTGACAGCATCCTGGGCCAGGCCCTGCCGCCCGAGGGGCTGAGCTCAGACGCGCAGTGTGATGATTCCCTGCGGGCCGTGAAGTCACAGCTATACTCCTGCTATTAG